Part of the Anopheles coluzzii chromosome 3, AcolN3, whole genome shotgun sequence genome is shown below.
GCAAGAATTAGAAACATAGAAACGAGCGCGAGTGCAATTTTTAGTAAGAATTCAACGATGGAACAGCCGATCGAACCCGATGTAGAGGTTACCTTTACAATGCCTAGCTTTAATTTATCCACCGATCCGACGGCCGAAGCGGATGCAAAGCAACCACAACCAACATCGATTCCTGCAACGACAAACGCAACGATTCCAGCAACCGGTGGTGGCAACGCAAATGTCGCAGTACCTGCCACTCCAAAGCGAAGAGGCAGCGCAGTGAAAGAGCACACATCCGATTCTAAATTACAGAAACTAGAAGAGAAGGCCACCAAGGCTCAGGAGGCCTATGAGAAGGAAGAGAAGCTGCGCAAGGAGCTGGAGGCCCTCAACAGCAAGCTGCTGGCTGAGAAGACCGCTCTCTTGGACTCGCTGTCCGGTGAGAAGGGTGCCCTCCAGGAATACCAGGAGAAGGCCGCCAAGCTGACCGCCCAGAAGAACGACCTGGAGAACCAGCTGCGCGTAAGTATCCCGTGTTATGGTGGAAGTGCTTACAACTATAGGGCGATCTTTGCAAAGATCGTCTTTGTGTCGTTCGCCCGCCCGCCAGCGGATGCTGCGTTTGCTCACTATACTTACTATTACTGTGTTGTTTCGTGCGCGGTTCTATCGTTCTACAGGACACCCAGGAGCGCCTGGCCCAGGAAGAGGATGCCCGCAACCAGCTCTTCCAGACCAAGAAGAAGTTGGAGCAGGAAATCGGCAGCCAGAAGAAGGATGCTGAGGACCTGGAACTGCAGATCCAGAAGATTGAGCAGGACAAGGCCTCGAAGGATCACCAGATCCGCAACTTGAATGATGAGATCGCCCACCAGGATGAGCTCATCAACAAGCTGAACAAGGAGAAGAAGATGCAGGGTGAGGTCAACCAGAAGACCGCCGAAGAGCTGCAGGCCGCCGAAGACAAGGTGAACCACCTGAACAAGGTGAAGGCCAAGCTGGAGCAGACTCTGGATGAGCTGGAGGACTCGCTTGAGCGCGAGAAGAAGCTGCGCGGTGACGTCGAGAAGGCTAAGCGCAAGGTTGAGGGTGACCTCAAGCTGACCCAGGAGGCTGTTGCCGATCTGGAGCGCAACAAGAAGGAGCTGGAGCAGACCGTCCTGCGCAAGGATAAGGAGATCTCCGCCCTGTCTGCCAAGCTGGAAGACGAGCAGTCGCTGGTTGgcaagctgcagaagcagatCAAGGAACTGCAGGCTCGCATTGAGGAGCTCGAGGAGGAAGTCGAGGCCGAGCGTCAGGCCCGCGCCAAGGCTGAGAAGCAGCGTGCTGATCTGGCCCGCGAGCTCGAGGAGCTGGGCGAGCGTCTGGAGGAGGCTGGCGGTGCCACCTCGGCCCAGATTGAGCTGAACAAGAAGCGTGAGGCTGAGCTGGCTAAGCTGCGCCGCGATCTGGAGGAAGCCAACATCCAGCATGAGGGCACTCTGGCTAACCTGCGCAAGAAGCACAACGATGCCGTCGCTGAGATGGCCGAGCAGGTCGATCAGCTGAACAAACTGAAGACCAAGTGAGTATCGCGTAATGCCCCATCCTTCATAGGGTCTTGTGGGGCCCTGTTTACCTTTCTTTCGCAGGTCTGGTTGCAAGTGCCCTAACGACGCCACAAAGGGATTGCTGTTTGGTTGGAATGCGCGAAACGGTTGATCTAAACTGCatatttctttctcttttctttctcgCAATCTATATCTGCTCttgccaaacaaacaaaaaatctcttGCTTCTCGTACGCTCGTGGGGTGATATTTGCGGgaaatatgaaaacaaaacgcaataCTAACCAGGGCTGAACATGACCGCGCTAACATGTACAATGAGCTGAACAACACTCGTACTGCCTGCGATCAGCTGTCCCGCGAAAAGGTAACGTATCGGACACAGCCATGGAAAGGCATCTGCTCTTTCATACCACCGACGACCGCGTGCCCATGGGTGTACAACATGAATTACACTACAacaagggaaaacaaaaagccgAAGGAATCGACTAGCTTTCCTTTTCACCTCCTTCCCTATATTACATATCCAACCAAAGCAAAATTCAACCAACGAAGCAATTGAACCGATCCACAAACAGAGTACCAGACACGGACAGCAACACAACGGCAACAGAAGTGGCGATTGTGGCACATAACATAGAATGTGCTAAAGATGATCTTCATCTGCCTAGCAAACGTTGACAATTTCTATCAAAATCGAATATGTTTCATTTACAAACGAATGGTCCAACACAGAAATCATATATTCTCTTTCTGTTCACAATACTTATTCTCCTCAGAGCTGAGAAAGAGCGTACTCAATACTTTGCTGAGTTGAACGATGCCCGCATCGGTTGCGATCAGCTTTCCAATGAAAAGGTATACAGAGGCCATTAGCAATATTCAGCGTTCTTGTGCTCTTTCCGCTGCTGAATACTACTGATCTTACTAAAGAGTTGAATTTCATAGCTCTCTAAAACTTTCTACCAGAATCATTTTTAACCGTTTTGCTTCTTAAAATCTATAAGCAATTTACTACAACCCAATGCGCAGGCTAAAACACTACTGCAAACGATGTCTTTATTGACTTGCCGAATTACGCTGTAAATATATTTCGCCTTCTTTTCGAATGTATCGCCGTAAGCTCTACTCTGAGTAATCTTCTAAATTGAAATATTGGCTGCCTCTTCAACAATTTACTCTACTGCCAAATTCATTCATactaacacacatacacacaaacattcacTTTCTATCATTACTACTGTGTATATGACAAATTCCATTTCTACTTCAGTAAATTTACACACTTATATTTCCTTTAAAATTTCACTAGCCATACCAATTCACATAACCATCTTGTTGATACACTCACTCGGCTATACGCATCCTCTGTACAGAGCCAGATGTTTGACTACTGCGTACAGCGCAGCATGTGCCACTTGCTAACCCGTTTCTTTGATCGTGATGTACACAGGCCGCCCAGGAGAAGATCGccaagcagctgcagcacacTCTGAACGAAGTACAAAGCAAGTTGGACGAAACCAACCGCACTCTGAACGATTTCGATGCCTCCAAGAAGAAGCTGTCGATCGAGAACTCCGATCTGCTGCGCCAGCTGGAGGACGCCGAGTCGCAGGTGTCGCAGCTGAGCAAGATCAAGATCTCGCTCACTCAGCAGCTCGAGGATACCAAGCGTCTTGCCGACGAGGAGGCTCGCGAGCGCGCCACCCTGCTGGGCAAGTTCCGCAACCTGGAGCACGACCTGGACAACCTGCGCGAGCAGGTTGAGGAGGAGGCTGAGGGCAAGGGAGACATCCAGCGCCAGCTCAGCAAGGCCAACGCTGAGGCTCAGCTGTGGCGCAGCAAGTACGAGTCGGAGGGCGTTGCCCGTGCCGAGGAGCTCGAGGAGGCCAAGCGTAAGCTGCAGGCCCGCCTTGCCGAGGCTGAGGAGACCATCGAGTCGCTGAACCAGAAGTGCATTGCACTGGAGAAGACCAAGCAGCGCCTGGCCACCGAGGTCGAGGATCTGCAGCTCGAGGTTGACCGTGCCTCGTCGATTGCCAACGCTGctgagaagaagcagaaggcGTTCGACAAGATCATTGGAGAATGGAAGCTGAAGGTCGACGATCTGGCCGCCGAGCTGGATGCCTCGCAGAAGGAGTGCCGCAACTACTCGACCGAGCTGTTCCGTCTGAAGGGTGCCTACGAGGAGGGCCAGGAGCAGCTTGAAGCCGTCCGCCGTGAGAACAAGAACTTGGCCGATGAGGTCAAGGATCTGCTGGACCAGATCGGTGAGGGTGGCCGCAACATCCACGAGATCGAGAAGTCGCGCAAGCGCCTGGAGGCCGAGAAGGACGAGCTGCAGGCCGCCCTCGAGGAGGCTGAAGCCGCCCTGGAGCAGGAGGAGAACAAGGTTCTGCGTGCTCAGCTTGAACTGTCTCAGGTCCGTCAAGAAATTGACCGCCGCATCCAGGAGAAGGAAGAAGAGTTCGAGAACACTCGCAAGAACCACCAGCGCGCCCTGGACTCGATGCAGGCTTCCCTGGAGGCCGAAGCCAAGGGCAAGGCCGAGGCTCTGCGTATGAAGAAGAAGCTGGAAGCCGACATCAACGAGCTGGAGATTGCTCTGGATCACGCCAACAAGGtaagcaaacgaacgaacagcATCCCCATCCGGTGCCAGCAGCACCATCTGAAACAAAACTAACCCGATAATCCACTCGTTTCATACGCAGGCTAACGCTGAGGCCCAGAAGAACATCAAGcgctaccagcagcagctgaaggaCGTCCAGAGCGCCCTGGAGGAGGAACAGCGCGCCCGCGACGATGCCCGCGAGCAGCTGGGTATCTCGGAGCGCCGTGCCAACGCTCTCCAGAACGAACTGGAGGAGTCGCGCACCCTGTTGGAGCAGGCCGACCGTGGCCGTCGCCAGGCCGAGCAGGAGCTCAGCGATGCTCACGAGCAGCTGAACGAAGTGTCCGCCCAGAACGCTTCGATCGCCGCCGCCAAGAGGAAGCTCGAGTCTGAGCTGCAGACCCTGCACTCCGACCTGGATGAGCTGCTGAACGAGGCCAAGAACTCCGAGGAGAAGGCCAAGAAGGCTATGGTTGATGCCGCTCGTCTGGCTGATGAGCTGCGCGCCGAGCAGGACCATGCCCAGACCCAGGAGAAGCTGCGCAAGGCGCTTGAGCAGCAGATCAAGGAGCTGCAGGTCCGCCTGGATGAGGCCGAATCGAACGCCCTGAAGGGAGGCAAGAAGGCTATCCAGAAGCTGGAGCAGCGCGTCCGCGAGCTCGAGTCGGAGCTGGACAGCGAACAGAGACGACATGCCGATGCCCAGAAGAACCTGCGCAAGTCGGAGCGTCGCATCAAGGAGCTGACCTTCCAGTCGGAGGAAGACCGCAAGAACCACGAGCGCATGCAGGATCTGGTTGACAAGCTGCAGCAGAAGATCAAGACTTACAAGAGGCAGATTGAGGAAGCCGAGGAGATCGCCGCCCTCAACTTGGCCAAGTTCCGTAAGGCCCAGCAGGAGCTGGAGGAAGCCGAGGAGCGTGCCGACATTGCCGAACAAGCTGCCACCAAATTCCGCACCAAGGGAGGACGTGCCGGTTCCGTACAGCGTGGTGCTAGCCCAGCAGTAAGTACCATGTAAACAAGGGCTGGTCCCAGCCCCCTCTCGCCTCAGTCAGCATGCCATCAACCTTTTTCGCAGTGCTTTTCAACCCAATGTTCTATCTGAGTACTTTTGAATCATCCACGCCATTTTTAACCGCTCGTGCTGCACAGGCAGCCGAGCGCGCAACGCGAACCCTTTGCtagaggaaaaaagaaaagaaaggttAGCCATCTGAATTCACTCATTTGCGCGGTTTGGCCAATTTTTATTACTAGTGGGCACCAGAGAGGGGCCATTCAGAATAAAGTCGAGTCGCGAATTTGTTAAGAAacgaaatagaaaataattgaGCGGATTACGGCTTCGTGCAGAGGATCCGACCTAGCTTAGCTTCTCTCTCCTCAGCTGAACCCTTAAGAAGATaaagaaaacagaacaaaaaacagaaacaacagcaacatcagcgTAAAATCCTTTCACACCTCGGTGAAAAACTTTATTCGAGAAGAATAAAATCGAATGATGCGAATGATATAATGATAACTTAGCTGCAATTTTCATCACCCTAGTTCGCTTTCCGTTGTGGGTTTTCTacagttttgtttgctacATAGCTATATCATCTCAACCGCAACGAATCTTTTCTTACTACTTACCCACTCTTTTGTatcttgtttatttattttttttatatctacCTTTGTATTTGCTATCGAATCtaccttttgtttttgttttatatccTACTGTTACCGCGAAGATGCTTCTCTCTTCATCCATTAAACCGAATGCAATCAGAATTACCAAATACAGTTGTACTGGAAGTCTGctaaaacgaaacgaaaccaataattcttcctttctttgtaTCAATCCAGCCGTCGGTGGTCAGAGCGTAAAGCGTGTCCGCTGACTCCCAAGCAGTTGTGTTTGATTGAGAGTATGTGTATGCGAACCGTTTTTACGACCAAAGAAATCCCAAAAGAATCCCGAAGCCTTCCTAGCAACCCCCCTCTCTACTGATACGATTGCGATTATTCCTTCGactcttcgtcttcttctgcCTTCACTTCTAcgtcttattcttcttctcgcCACCGAGCTGCAACTGCACTTCTGCAAAGAGCAAACTTTATGATacgactgtgtgtgtatgtgtgtatccAAAACGAAACTAGAACCCAAAATCCCACCATTGCAAAGTATCCGCCACCTACCATAGCGTTCGGCTTGATCAGGCCAACCAGTAAGTGCTCTTTAGCTCTCCGCAAGCCACCGATAATGGGGTTTTGCATGAGcaagtttattattttctgtttctttttttgtgttacaaTAACATATTTACCAAACATTTCCAATTGTTTCAATTGTTCCCCGTTATTGTACCCTATTTCCGTACCTACTCCAACAATCTGTAAAGGATGTCTTATACTCCTTCTCTCTCTgtattcctttttgtttctgctAATCTACTGATATTTTACCAAAACGACTAAATGTCTCCAACCAATGAAGCACCCATTAACCGAGAGCATTGTGTAGTATTATTAGCCTCATTGTCTCATTAGTGTACTATTTGTAATCGACCCGATTTAATCACATCACACCGAACAGCCCTGTACAACTCGATCATCCGCCAAACGAGCCCCTCTCATCTCACGATCGAACATACGAACGAACCCTTGAACAAGCTGGCGATGCGCAATGGGAGTTCCACCTCATTTTACTACCTACCTTTCTTCAGAAATCAGAATCGTCAATTTCTTTCACTCGATAGCACACATTatgcacagtgtgtaaaccaTTTGAGCATGGTTTCATTTCTCATGCATTTCTGGGAAGCTGTTCCCTTGGAACGACGCACAGCCATCTCATGGCATACTCACATCACATTTCATTcggtgagagtgtgtgtgtgcaatgtgttgtttttaccATTTTCTCTAACTGTCAGCTGTCGTAGAAGTTTCTTATCCCCCCATTAGCTGCCGGTGCAAAAGCCGGCTCCAAGCTACCCTACCCCCGCCACTCACTTCCTTCGCACAGCTTACCAAAAGCAATACTGACTCTGGGGTACGACCCCTGCcgtttctcttctctttttgcAGCCCCAGAGACAGCCGTCTGCCATGCCTGCTCTTGCAGGACTGAACCTTCCCACATTCGACGATCACGGTTTCTAAATTCGTTCAGCACACAACACCAACCCCCAAACAGCAACAGAACAACAGCGCAGTACACCACCTTCAGCAGCACAGGGAGTCACACCATCCAACCCTGTGTGCATCTGTTAACACTTTAGTGTCGTAACCCCGCACCAGCAAAACAAGTGTCCGCTAATCCTTTCTGTGAGTCGAGGTGTGTCCGTTCTAATGATCAGCTCCTTCTCCACGCATATCAACCCGGGGCAGCGGCACAGCGCACAAATTCGCCCTTCCCGTCAGTGACCCGCCGCCGGAAGTCGTTCGAAGCCGTTAACTATCGAAtacaaaacatgaaaaaagaGACACGTAACAACATCAACATAAAATGTACCGCGCCGGTACACAGGGAGCTAAGGAATGGGGCACGAaacatcaccagcagcaacatcgGTGCCGCGTTCGGTAAGCCAGAAAAGTAGGTAGCGGATGGAGAACGGAAAGTACTTTCGGACCACCTGTCATCCACCCGCGTCCGGACAGAggaaggaaaagggaaaagaatcAAATCTTACAGCAGCGTCGCAAATGGAAAGCTaactaaaaaaagaaaaaagagacacacaacacacgagcACGAGCAAAAAATACAAAGTTTAGGACATCTACTATCAATGGAAACACGTACGTTTGATTGGACAAACGGTTTTACGTTAAAGCTAATACGTCAGCCCTTTAAACTAGAACGCTAAAACagatttgttcttttttggcaCTTTCCCCTTCCTTCTTGGCTGTTGCTTTCCGCTTTTCTGCACCTGCACCTACTTTTCACCCCGGCACCCGGACGCATTCCTGACCCCATTGCCGGCGCGCCATCGAAATCGACAACCGAAATTCATCTCCATCACGAATCAGTGCGGTTACGGCCGCGGTTCGGTGAAATGAAGCGCCGGGCTGCACGCCCGTGTTCGAAGTGTGTCGGTCGGAAGACGATCTATTGAAACGAATGCGATCACCCTGAAAATCAACAGCGACCACGTGAGGCCCACATGAAGAAAAGCCAACAGCGACACGTGGAGTTCCCTGAACCCTCCAtatgcaaaagaagaaaacacaaaagcaTAAAGAGCGAAAATCAATCCCACtcggaagaagatgaagaacaaaaacaaaaagaaaacattcacgctaagcaaaagcaacaacaacaacggctttgcacaattgaattgaaaaacaaTCCGTTTTATATATCCGCTGTACTGCGAGTTGGTGACGACGAAGGTGGTGTGGGACATTTGAACCAAAGAGATCGATACTAAGAAGAACCCAAGGAAAACcatgaaaaactaaacaaacggAATACTTAGACATTAATGAACATCAAAACAGAAATGATAATGATTTGCAAATAGTGTTTATACAGAGTTTTTACTTCAAACCTATCCCATATTTGCTTTTGTACACCACCAACCAACGTTCAGTTTTAAATTATCCGTCGAACAAAGTTTCATTTACTATCTCCAGTTCCCTTTTCCCCAATTGCCACAGACACAACAGTCAACTCCACCCTTCGTTCTTCGAGTATGGTTTTGTacgttgtttaattttttgtatcCGTGGCAAACAGTTTTCGctctgaatgttttttttaattatattttttataacaaaagtaatacaaaatgtatttatttttataatttaaaaagatGAGAGAAGGTAATAATAACGAAATAAGATACTTCTATTCGAAAATGAATGCAACTGTGTGATTGGTTTCGGGTTCGGGAGCGATCGGGGAAAatctgggggggggggggggtgggggggtgtTTAACCATGATATCACAAGCACTTATTAGCATTATGTTGTGGAAAGAAACATTATAAAGGCTGCAGTAAATAGACGAAGCTTAATAAAAGCAACAAGGGTTAGAATATGATCGAAGCTGCAACTTTTTCGCCATATTTTTCACGCGCGCGCTCCATCCTTCGTAGGTTGAGTGTACCAAGTGCTGCTTACACGTTGGGAAATCAGCAACATTAAGATTACGATAATGTGAGGCGCGATCACTTACTCGTTTGACGCGCAAGCTTCTACAAAGTTGGGTGACATCGATTCCCAACCAGACCGACGTTCAGTTACAAAGAATGGCTATCCGGTTATGAAATAGTAGTAAGTGTTCCTGTGTAGAGAAGTATAACCACACATATCGTAACGccatagaagaaaaagaatgtCAAGatcaatgttttatttgtgtatAATTATACACATACTTATCTTAGgatattgtttaatttttgaattgtttgtttCTCGTTCTTTAGATAACAGTGATCCGTGTGAACGTTTCTAAAAAGTTGAATGCTTACAGGAGTTTCATCCCTGATTCATCCCGATAACAATGAGCAGTTTAGGCAGGAGAATGATAGATcggagcgagagcgagagcgactCGAGAGCATTAGATAAACGAAAGTGAGCGAAGACGGGCGTTTATTGGAAATGAACGAATAAAGTACcgttatattattattcttattattattcttattcttattattagtattattattatagttattattattattattattattattattattattattattattatgatgatgattattattattattattattattattattattattattattttattattattattattattattttattattattattattattattattattattattattattattattattattattattattattattattattattattattattattataattattattattattattattattattattattattattattattattattcttgttattattattattattattattattattattattattattattattattattattattattattattattattattattattattattattattattattattattattattattattattattattattattattattattattattattattattattattattattattattattattattattattattgttattattattattattattattattattcttgttattattattattattattattattattattattattattattattattattattattattattattattattattattattattattattattattattattattattattattattattattattattattattattattattattattattattattattattattattattattattattattattattattattattattgttattattattattattattattattattattattattattattattattattattattattattattattattattattattattactattattattattattattattattattattattattattattattattattattattattattatcgcAGCTGATGGATCTGAGAAACACAAAGTGCCTGAATGCCAATGATACCTACCCCTCCTATTTTTCGTGGCAGGGTTACTCTCTCGACGGATGCTTTTAGGTGACGCGagagattattattattattatcaatattattactattattaacATTTTACTGAAGTTTTTTGAGCTGAAGATTCAGTAATCCTTGCAGTAAAAGAAATGTTAACTGAATCATTCGGTAATGTTCGGGGCTCTCCAAAATGACTGCTCGTTTACTAAAATTACAATAAAGCCTTTCGcatattactgatttttcagtagtTGGTAGCTATTAAAAAGCGATGGAATATTGCTTTAAAATTAAGTTTTTATTAATGCAAAGATATTGCCAGTCCCTCAGTTCATATTCATCAATGTTTTACGTTATTTGatacagtttttatactgttTTTTGCCATAACATTTGATGATGGCTCAGTAATCGCTCACAGACATCACGAAATTTTAGCAACCACAGTTAATTGTGGCAAAGATGTTAAACACCAACACGACCGCAAATACTTTAAAATTAGTTCTGCAAGTCGAAATATCACCTTATTTTTATCGGGATGACTGTAACCATCTAccaaattaaattttgatcATCATGCGCAAGAGGACACCGCGTTACTTTGTTTTGATGTCGATTTGACATAatgaattgctgcattttcagtaatttgttttgttgatattCAGTGAAACGACCAATTTGACACtgattttactgattttcagttaaattttcattactgaaatgcattcagtaAATTGTGTTACTGCAAATAagtaaaaacatgacattTTTGCTGAAAAccagtaaaatattctattactgTATcgtttcagcaaaaaaaaactttgctgaagcaggatgagaaaatttgccGTGTAAGAATGGGAAtggatttatgaaaaaaattgtGCGTTAAAAGGGATATTTAAAGAGCTTTACAGACAATACTTTcaacataataaaataatgaacatGTTCAATTATACATTTACTAATTTATATTGGTTTCTTTTAATTGATCAAcagtgaaatgtttcattgtAAGTTATCACTTTATTTTACACTCTTCAATGGGATATTCTAGTCACCCGTATTTCCCGTAGCAAATAATAAGCAGCAAAATTAATAAAGTCGTTTTGGGACTAAAAACATTACAGCTATGAATCATTCCGCATATGCATAGTTTACGACCTTTCCTTTGGTGTAACCCAAGTTAATAGTATAATGATGAAGCAATGCGCATTCTTATTCCTCTCTGCATTGTTTGCTGTCTCTTTTAAAAACAACTTTGCTGTTCATTCAAAAGCTGTTTCAATGCACAGTAGTACAGTAACGCTTTACGATCGCTGGGTTCAGCACTATATACTATGCACGCTGATCATGTTTAGTCTTTCCCCTATTAGCCATCATTTCTGGCTGATATTGTTTGGGCTGCACACGAGCTAGTTGTAAATTTTGTGCAATATACTGCGAAAACCACGAACTGAGCCGTTTGCCCGCACCAAACTCTTCACACGTAGCCAGAAACACATCATTCAGCTGTGGCAAGATCGCATGATCGAGTGTCGGAAAGAGATGATGCAAATAGTGATCACCGAAGGTGGTTAACACTTTCAACAACGATCCCTCCACACCTCTTCGCTCTACAATTGTGGCCATCTGGTAAAgtccaaaatccatgtcattactaccgaaaagaaaagaaagagataatAGGTTTAATATGATTCGATAGTGAAATTAACATAGAAATCTGTGTAGGAAAACGTACGGAAATAAATCACCGGAATGCAGTGCTTTCGGATGATGATGGCCAGCGCTCAGTCCAATAAGCCCAAAGAAGAAGCTGGCCATCAACACCACAAACAGCCACAGTTGGAAAATTACACCGATGCGTTCCGGATTGGTAGCGTACATAAAGGCGGGCAGCAGGAAAGGAATTAGATCGTCCAGATGAAACCGGTTCTTCCCTTGGCTGAAGCTATCCATCAACCGCTTGAGGTACTCGCTCAGAAAGATCGAGCCGTATATAAACGGCCCATAGAACCAGGAACCGTACCGCTGGAAGCTGTTCTTAAGATCCGCCCACGGTAGATAGCACAGGAAGGGCTCGAACGACGAAATTTCCATATCGAGCACTGAATTCGGGAACAGGTGGTGAGAAATGGCGTGCGATACACGCCACTCCCTGAAAGAGTTCAAAACAACGAGAGATACAGTAAAAATAACTATATAACACAATTTTACCTGACGCACAACTTACCGATAGCTAAGAAACGCAATGTTAAACGCGTACATGCGCCAGTTATCTCGCTGGTGTAGAAAATTGTGCGCCGCAATTACGGTTGCGTTTACGCAGATGGCACAAACTATTCCAATGGCGAAACTTTCTAGCCTGACGGCTAGGTAGGCGGTCAGCATCACGCACACTATCAGTCCATCCACTATCTGGCGCGAGCGTTCCTTTGGCGCGGGATTCACGCGGCCCAACTGTTCCCTGATACGCTGCTTGAGGGTTCGATAGAATCCATGCTCGTGAAACGTTAGCCTACAGTTGCGTGGTTG
Proteins encoded:
- the LOC120956570 gene encoding myosin heavy chain, muscle isoform X28, coding for MPKPPVQVGEDPDPTEFLFVSLEQKRIDQSKPYDSKKACWVPEEKEGYVLGEIKATKGELVTVALPGGEEKNFKKEQLSQVNPPKFEKVEDMADLTYLNEAAVLHNLRQRYYSKLIYTYSGLFCVVINPYKRYPLYTNRCAKMYRGKRRNEVPPHLFAVSDGAYVNMLTNHENQSMLITGESGAGKTENTKKVIAYFATIGASGKKDENAEKKGSLEDQVVQTNPVLEAFGNAKTVRNDNSSRFGKFIRIHFTGSGKLAGADIETYLLEKARVISQQTLERSYHIFYQIMSGSVKGLKEKCLLSNNIHDYHIVAQGKTTIPSVDDGEEMQITDEAFNVLGFTQEEKDNIYRITSAVMHMGRMQFKQKGREEQAEADGTEDGDRVAKLLGVGTDDLYKNLLKPRIKVGNEFVTKGQNKDQVTNSVGALCKGIFDRLFKWLVKKCNETLDTKQKRAQFIGVLDIAGFEIFDFNGFEQLCINFTNEKLQQFFNHHMFVLEQEEYKKEGINWAFIDFGMDLLACVELIEKPMGILSILEEESMFPKATDQTFAEKLMTNHLGKSAPFMKPRPPKPGIPAGHFAIGHYAGVVSYNITGWLEKNKDPLNDTVVDQFKKGSNALMVEIFADHPGQSADPAAAKGGRGKKGAGFATVSSSYKEQLNNLMTTLKSTQPHFVRCIIPNEMKTAGVVDAHLVMHQLTCNGVLEGIRICRKGFPNRMMYPDFKLRYKILCPQLIKEPCSPEKVTQIVLTHIQLPEEQFRMGKTKVFFRAGVLGQMEEFRDERLSKIMSWMQAWCRGYLSRKEFKKMQEQRVSLEIVQRNLRKYLKLRTWAWWKLWQKVKPLLNVSRVEDQIAKLEEKATKAQEAYEKEEKLRKELEALNSKLLAEKTALLDSLSGEKGALQEYQEKAAKLTAQKNDLENQLRDTQERLAQEEDARNQLFQTKKKLEQEIGSQKKDAEDLELQIQKIEQDKASKDHQIRNLNDEIAHQDELINKLNKEKKMQGEVNQKTAEELQAAEDKVNHLNKVKAKLEQTLDELEDSLEREKKLRGDVEKAKRKVEGDLKLTQEAVADLERNKKELEQTVLRKDKEISALSAKLEDEQSLVGKLQKQIKELQARIEELEEEVEAERQARAKAEKQRADLARELEELGERLEEAGGATSAQIELNKKREAELAKLRRDLEEANIQHEGTLANLRKKHNDAVAEMAEQVDQLNKLKTKAEKERTQYFAELNDARIGCDQLSNEKAAQEKIAKQLQHTLNEVQSKLDETNRTLNDFDASKKKLSIENSDLLRQLEDAESQVSQLSKIKISLTQQLEDTKRLADEEARERATLLGKFRNLEHDLDNLREQVEEEAEGKGDIQRQLSKANAEAQLWRSKYESEGVARAEELEEAKRKLQARLAEAEETIESLNQKCIALEKTKQRLATEVEDLQLEVDRASSIANAAEKKQKAFDKIIGEWKLKVDDLAAELDASQKECRNYSTELFRLKGAYEEGQEQLEAVRRENKNLADEVKDLLDQIGEGGRNIHEIEKSRKRLEAEKDELQAALEEAEAALEQEENKVLRAQLELSQVRQEIDRRIQEKEEEFENTRKNHQRALDSMQASLEAEAKGKAEALRMKKKLEADINELEIALDHANKANAEAQKNIKRYQQQLKDVQSALEEEQRARDDAREQLGISERRANALQNELEESRTLLEQADRGRRQAEQELSDAHEQLNEVSAQNASIAAAKRKLESELQTLHSDLDELLNEAKNSEEKAKKAMVDAARLADELRAEQDHAQTQEKLRKALEQQIKELQVRLDEAESNALKGGKKAIQKLEQRVRELESELDSEQRRHADAQKNLRKSERRIKELTFQSEEDRKNHERMQDLVDKLQQKIKTYKRQIEEAEEIAALNLAKFRKAQQELEEAEERADIAEQAATKFRTKGGRAGSVQRGASPAPQRQPSAMPALAGLNLPTFDDHGF